TGAGTGAGCGAGGGCATAATCCCTGATTACATTAACCGGCAGCATATCGAGAAATGGTTGGTTTACAAAATGAGGTATGTGATCAGAAACGCTAGTTGTACCTGCTATAAGGTTTCTGTAGCTACCAAGAAGATATAGATCGCTATTATCAATCTGTTGCCTCTCCGCATATATGGGGGAACTCTTCAGATCATTATCCCAGGGCAGCCAATTCTCATATGGGCCATTTCCGACTTTTGGGTAATATGTCCCTAATAAGTGATCATGACCATTGATGAGACCAGGAGTAATAATGTTATCTTGCATATCAATTTTAATTGTGTTATTGGTATTCGTTTCAGTAATCCTCTCAATTATTGAATCTTGGATTATTATATTAGCTCCTTCAATTGTTTCCTCTGGGGTAAGTATGATTGCCCCTGAAATTGACCACTTGCTCATAAATGCTTTTCCTTATAGAGTTCAATAGTATTGGAGAAATTTTATCTCAGTTGAATTGAGAAAATACACGTGAATGTGTAATTATTATGATTAAATCAAGTTTTCAAACCATATTACTCAAAAATCCTGATCCTTCATCATCTTCTATTAGCGTTTAGATGGGACTAAACGAATAATAATATTTATACTCATTTGAACATATCTAAACCAATTTAATCTACTAATGTTATAGTGATATGTTGAGCATAGTCAAGTAAAATTACATATTCCTATATCATAAGCATCATATTAATATATCAATTGATTAATCGACTAATATCAGTTATAATAATAACAAAGGGCTAATACCTCTATCATTGATCAGGGCGAAGCTTCCTTTAGTGCTCTGAATACTCTCAAGATCATATATTCATCGATTATGGGATGATAAGAAAAGTACTATTATGTAAGCAGTAGTTTTAGCAGTTGCATCATAATATATCAATGCACTCTACTTATTATCGGAAGATGCATATTATAAAGCAAATATTTATTTATATTAAATGGACCTTCAGTATCGCAAAGTAATTAATATGATAATCCCATATTCATGGATTAGGCGGTCGTTTATACTTATTCATAGGCCCTATTTTTCGATGGATGAAAGGATTAGTAGAGTAGAATATAATTAGTAGGTGTATTGTCTAATTTTGGTTTGTAACTAATGCATAGAAAATGACAAAAGAAAAAAGTTGTTGCATTATGAGTATTTTATACTTATTTTTAAACAAAGGAGAAAGATTATGAAAAGGGTTTCAAACAATGATTTTGAGATAATCCTGCTCGATGGAGTTATCGATCAAGATAAAGCAATAGAGCTTGACGCTTTGCTAAATGAGCTGACTAATGAGCAGAAATATAAAATATTAATAGACATGATAAATGTTAAACGTATATGCAGTGGTGCTTTGGGTGTATTGGTAGCAACAAAGAGAATGATAACTGATAAAGATGGCGATATAAAATTAGTAATAACTGATGATTCGATTTTGAAAATTTTTCAGACAACAATGCTTGACAAGGTTTTTGAGATATATGAATCTACACGAGAATGTGTTAATATATTTGATTGATGCAATAATATGCTAAAAACTGATAAAGTTACGTTACAAGATATAGTCGATCCAATCAATTGTTACTTATGTAAGGTTGATGAAGAGATAAAGAATAAATTAAAGACAGGCATATCGATTTTGGATGAGAGCGCTCTTCATCTGTTTAAGAGGGGAGGCAAAAAGATACGTGCCTCCCTTATTATTATTGCCAGTGGATTGAAGAATAATATTCCCGATGACATTATTGAAGTAGCCGCTGCAGCTGAGATTGTACATGGCGCTACTCTAATCCATGATGATATTATTGATGAGGCCAATTATAGGAGGGGTGAGGTAACTGTTTCTAGAAAATGGGGGAATAAGGTTGCAGTTTTAGTTGGCGATTTTATGTATACAAGGGGGTTAGATGTTGCTGTTGGTGAGGATAGAATTGACCTTTTCCCTGTAATGGTATCAGCCGCACTCGATATGGTTAAGGGAGAACTCTATCAGATAGAGTATTCTGATATAGATCTGATAAATAAAGAACATTACTATAATATAATCGATCTAAAGACAGCAAGATTTATGGCAACTTGCGCTAAACTTGGGGCTGTTAAAGCTAAGATGTCAGATATTGAGAGCAATATCCTTTATAATTTCGGTCTAAATATGGGATATGCATTTCAGATCGTTGACGATGCTATTGATTTCCTTAATGATAAAAAATGCCCGGAAAAGGATACAGGGGGTGATTTCCTATCGGGTAAAATAACATTACCATTTCTTCGTTTATTGGAAATTTCAAATGAAGAGGAGAGGGCCTACTATACTGATATAGCGAAGAATCCAGATAGTGAGGGCTATAAGATAATTCAACAGAAGATAATGAGTTGTGGAGCTATTGATTATTGTAGGGGAGTGGCAAAGGAATATATTTCGATAGCGCTGAAGCATCTGGATTATTTTCCTTTTACCATATACAAAGAAGTAATGATCAATCTATCAAATTTCTTTATAGAAAGGAATTATTAATCTGGGATAATCCTATGATCACGAAAGATAAACAGGAGTTGTTGAAGTATTATGATCTTGGCCTTACGGCATATAAGCAGAGGAAATGGAATGAGGCAATCAAGGCCTTTGGGTTAGCATTAAGGATTGATCCAAATGATGGACCCTCAGGGGTTTATTTAGAGAGATCAAAGACCTACCAGGAAAAACCTCCACCAGAAGATTGGGACGGTGTGTTCGTTATGCCTACAAAATAGAATTACAATTTGGTAATGATGTCAAAAAAGATAATAGAGGTAAACAAAAATCCGGTATATGAATTTGGGATGGTCTCCACTGTCTTTGGAGAGGATACACAACTCTATGGAGATCTTACATTTAAAAGATCACTTCAAATAAATGGATTATTTGAGGGTGAAATCTCATCCGAGGGTTTTCTCGTAATTGGAGAGGGTGCAATAGTTAAGGCGAATATTAAGGCTAAGACTGTAGTTATTAATGGCACAGTGTATGGAAATATTGAGGCTAATGATAAATTAGAGATTCAATCCAAGGGGAAACTCTATGGAAATATAAGAACAAGCAAACTCAAGATCGCAGATGGTGTTGTTTTTGAGGGCAATTGTGAGATGATAAAACCCCTTGAGGGTATTGGCGGGGAAGAAGACACATCAAGGGTTGAGTCTGCTTGATGATCCATTAATTACTCCCTTATGCTACTGAAGTTCAACTTTTATTCTAATATTTCATATTAAAGTTAAATGAGTGGTACAATAGAAGCTCAATACTATAATGTAATTGATAGAAGCAGGGTGAAATGCCTACTTTGTCCGCATAATTGCGTAATCCAGAATGGCAAGACGGGAATTTGTGGGGTTCGCAAGAATGTTGATTCTAGGCTTATCACAACAATATATGGTGAACTAACTGCTCAAGCAATAGATCCTATAGAAAAAAAGCCCTTATATCACTTTTATCCTGGAAGTGATATTCTCTCCATTGGGACTAAGGGATGCAATTTCAGTTGTTTTTTTTGCCAGAATTGGCATATATCCCAAAACTTGAATGTGAATACTTACTATAGCAATCCTGAGGATATTGTCGCTGATGCCAAGAATAATAACTCTTTGGGTATAGCATACACCTATTCTGAACCATTTATATGGTTTGAATTTGTAATGGATTGTATGATCTCGGCCAATAAAAATGGAATCAAGAATGTATTTGTTACCAATGGCTATATCAATTCAGAACCGTTAAAGGAAATATTAGAATATGCAGATGCAATGAATATTGACCTGAAATCCTTTCGGGAGAGTACCTATAAGAAAATAATGAACGGAAGGTTGAGCAGTGTGTTAGATACTGTTCAAAGTGTATACAAAAGATCTCATTTGGAGATAACTACTCTTGTCGTCACAGGCATGAATGATGATATCGAAGAGATGCGTGAGATTGTTGATTGGATATCATCAATTGACAGACGTATACCTTGGCATATATCAAGATATTATCCCAGTTATAAATACAACGCGCCGTCAACGGATATTGATTTTATGTTTCGTCTTTACGACGAGGCTGTGAAAAAGTTAGATTTTGTTTATTGCGGTAATATTAGCCCATCTCATGGTCGAAGTGATACGATTTGTCCATCCTGTCGCGATATAGTAATATCACGAAGCGGATATAGTGTTAAAGTTCAAGGGCTGGAAGCGGGTAAATGCGCAAATTGCGGGTACCATCTGAAAATAATCCATTAGTTGTATTACAGCAATTCAAGAGGATAGGGTATGTAGAATATCGAAAATGCTGACTTTTAATTGAGATATCGGGGCATTCCCACATGAGAAATCAGGATTAGATATCCTGTTAATATTTGAATATCAATTTTTTGTGAAAATATCATGTTAAAAAAAGTTATTTTATATATATTTTCTTTTGTTTTGCTCTTTACCAGTATTGGAAATGCAAAGGATGTTTTTGGGATTGGAATCTATATGGGGGCACAGCATGATGTAGGGAATCTAAACTCATATAATCCATATATCCAGATTGATCCACAGAACAATCTTTTATTGGGATTTGCATGTAAGGTTAATTATTTATACTTTTTTGGGAAGACAGGTGTTGAAACGACCTTTCTAATCAATAGAGGCGAAGTAGAGGAGAATTCAGATGAGATTGAATATGTTAAGATTGACTACACCTCCATACCCATCTTTGCGGGTATGAGTTTCCCTATCTTGAGTTCAGCAGAATTCTATATGGGAGGGGGATTCGCATATTTTCTCGGTAGGGGGGAAATAAAGAGTTCCTCAAGCTTTTATGAAGACGAAATCGATACTACTGCCTTTGGAATTGGATTTATCCTAGGGATCAGTTATATTTTCCCTTCCTCAATTCGTTGTTACTTTGAGTGGAAATATCTGGATGGTCGGTCTGATCAAATAAGCCAAACTCAAAGCTCATATAATTGGCAAAACTATTATGTTGATTTTACTGGACATAGAATATTTATCGGAATTATGTACTATCTAATCTAAACAATTGTGAATATCCAATGATACGAAGATTACTTGCATTCATACTCTTTACTCAACCCTTCAGCGCTCCACTCATTGCTGCAAATGTTAATTATACAATTGGTATATTTGGAGGTGTTATGCCTTCTTTTGGTGGTAGTATGAATTCCTCTATTCAGCGTGAATATTTCGATTCAGAGAGTGGGATAGATGGAATGAGGAGATCCATGAGTGGTATAGAGACCAGCAAAATAGACAGACTCACTGGTATATTCCTAGGTATTCAGACAAAGACTATATTTCGTGATTTCTATATGATTCGATTTGCTGGAAGTTATTGTAATGGTTTCATAGGGGGTAGCGGCAAATCGATTTTTTATTCTACAGATTATGGTAACTATTATCAATTGGAATGCGATTATTCATTCTGGGAATTCGATTTCCCCCTAACATTGGGATTATCCATTCCATTTTGGAAGGATGCGAAAATATTCCTAAGTTGTGGTGTAGCCTTTGCCTATGGAGAGTATAAGAATAAATTTACATCTAGCACATATCCAGATCCTTTTACAAGAAAGGGATCTTTTAGCAAATGGGCCTTTCCATTAATAGTATTGCTTGAAGGGGAGTACTTCATTTCATCACAGATCGCAGTCAATTCAACAATATCTTATTATCGAGGTTCTACAAAGGTGCTAACAGATAATACGAAGAATGATTATCTGGGATTTGGTATGAATGGGGCTGTGGATTATGCAAAGATTGATTTCTCAGGATATAGATTTAGCATGGGTGTATCATACTATTATTATTCTATTTAATCTAATGAATGATAACATAAGAACTAACGTATCATATGATAAATAATAGAAATAGGATTTTACTCATAATAGTTCTCATTCTTGTGATTAACATGATTTCCTCTAATAGAGTCCTTGCTATTGGGGAAATCGCTGTTGGTATGAATGTTGGAATTACATATGATCCGAATCATCTAGAGGATGAGATCAATAAGTATAATATTGTAATGGAGACATATAAGGAGTCAAATCCAGGGAGCAGGGTCTCCACAATAGATATCCCCTATTCTCCACTTTTAGGCTTTAACTTCAGATATCAATTCAATTATCTCCTTTTTAGGCTGGGTTGTCATTTGGCTAAACCTGTATATACTGAGGGAAGCATTACTCCTTTAGGTGGTGTGAAGAATAAAATACGGGTTACAACCTATCAAAATTCATATCCCCTAAGCATAGGTTTTATCTTGCCGTTGAAGGAGAGAACATACTTTTTCATGGGTGTTGGGCTAGCATATAATCAGGCATATGTTAAGATTAATCAATCAGTCCCTTCACAGAGCAGTTCACTTTTCAGTGGAGCTGGGTTATCCACTAATAGACGGGATAGGTATACTCAAGACTTTGCCGGATACCATTTAATCTTTGGAGCAGAGGTCCCAATCAATAAAAGATTTACAGTGTCAACAGAGTGGATACACCAGGAAGGTAGATCCTATCCTCTCAATAATGGAGGAATAGACGAAAGCGGTAATGAGATTATCCTACCAAGAAGAACAATCAATGTTGAAGGGGATTTTATTCTATTTGGAGTAAATTATTATATTAAGATCTAATATTATGATCAGTAGGCATATAGATCAATTATGATGAAAGAATGGGAGATATCTAATAGTTTCGGTCCTTTTAGTATATTCCAGACAGTAATCCATCCTTATATTGATTCATGGATTACGCGGTGAAATGGGTACTCATGTTTTTTTTCGGGGCAATGTGGGGAAGCTTCTTCTTTACCCTGGCTGTGCGTTATATCAATGGATCATTTCATGATAATAGAATAAAGGCCCTCTTTTCAGCTTCCAGATGCCCTAATTGCCAACAGAAGATTGCTCCAATTTATCTAATTCCGATAATCGGATATTTAGTCCTTAAGGGTAGATGTAATAAATGTAGTTCTAAAATAAATCTATCATATCCCGCATTTGAGGTTGTATATGGTGTATTGTTCATATTGATTGTATCGAAGATAGGGATGAATGCCTATTCCTTTACCATCTTCTTAATCACTGGACTGGCAATATCAATCTCAATAATTGACACGAAGATTCTGATAATTCCAGATTCATTGGTTATAGTATTTGTTGCGCTATCGATCTATCCAATAGTTCTCAATTATTCATTTAAGGATAACTTATTTGGATTGATTATGATGTTTCTATTTTTTTCAGTTATACTTCTGATTTTTCCTGGAAGCTTTGGAGGCGGAGATCTGAAATTTGCCAGCTCAATTGGTCTTCTTCTGGGAGTAGAATTGTCGATTGTTACTCTTGAGGTTGCCTTAATCTCCGGTTCGATTATAGGGACTATATATGCATTGATTATAAAAAAGGGATTGAGGATTAAAATTCCCTTTGCTCCTTTTTTAGCGTTTGGTGTAATAACGGCCTTTCTATATGGGAGAGATATTGCGCTTGTTTACTATAACATTGTCTATTAACTCAATACTAATGCTCTTCTCTTATTGATATTTCGTTTCAGGGATGAAATACACAAATTGATTATATTTGAATTAACACATATCAACTCACTCGATATTTTCGGAGTCTAATCATATTCCCTTTTTCGTTCCAGTCAACTTCATCCATATGAATGTTTATTATCAAAAGCCCTCTGCCGCTAATATTAGCTATATCTAGCTCCGGAAGAGAACTATAGTTAAAGCCTGGTCCATCATCCTCAATAATGTATTCAACGTATTCCTCAGTTAGTTCTTGTAGAATTCTTACTTGTCTCTTTTGAAATCTCTTATCCTTTTTCCTCTTCTCTACTTCTTCATAAAAACCCCTGATACCCCGTTCTTTGACAACATCTGATTTAATCTCAAGATTGCCATGAAACATGGCATTCTCGATCGCTTCGCATAATGATAGAGAAATATTTTCAGAGGTAGTGCGATTACAGAAGCCCATGGAAGTCAGGTTCTGTGTTAGGACATAGGAGATAGTATTGCATATAGTGATGTCAACAGGAATATTAAAGATCATTTTCTGATACTTTATAAACTGTCCTATATTTTCGGCTAATTTTGTCTCCTTTTTCCTCCTCAGTATATCCTTTACGGTTGAAGTGATTTCATTGAGGTCAAAGGGTTTTCTGATGAAATCGTGAGCTCCATATCTCAAGGCCTTAATCGCATCTTCAATATTGCCCTGTCCTGTTATGATTAATACCGGGATTGGCTCATCTAACATCTTTATGTGACGAAGGAGTGTAATCCCATCCATCTTCCTGAGTTTAATATCAGTGATAATGAGATCTATCTTGGTGTCAGTGTCATTCAAAAGATAGAGAATATCCTCTGCCTTCTCTAAGGAGATTACATTGTACCCTGCATTAGATAACCTCTTCTGAAGAAGGTACCTAATACCCTCTTCATCGTCGATTACAACAACATTTGATGGAGCGGAATCTTTCATAAAAACTCAATCCCTTATCAATCCATATTGTCAAAAATTAGGTGACCTAACTTCTCTTTTTTTGCCTTAAGGTATCTTATATTCTCCTTTTCAGGGGGGATCTCAATAGAAACCCTTTCAACAATCTCTAATCCATAACCCTCAAGACCGATTACCTTTTTAGGATTATTGGTTATTATCCTGATTTTATGAAGTCCAAGATCGACAAGTATCTGCGCACCGATGCCGTAATCTCTCAAATCAGCAGGGAAACCAAGCTTAATGTTCGCCTCTACAGTATCTAAACCATTCTCTTGAAGATGATATGCCTTTAACTTATTGCCCAATCCAATTCCTCTTCCTTCCTGTCTCATATAGAGTATCACTCCCTGTCCCTCGTCGTTTATCATCTCCATTGACTTGTGAAGCTGAGATCCACAATCGCACCTTAATGAGCTAAAAACGTCTCCGGTTAAACACTCTGAATGAACACGCACAAGCACATCCTCCCTGCCTGATATATCACCTTTAACAAGGGCTAGATGTATTGCATCATCTACTTCTGTTTCATAAGCAATTAACTTAAACTCCCCATAGTCAGTGGGCAGTTTTACTTCTGACACCCTTCTAATCAATCTTTCAATATGTTGCCTGTATTTAATCAGGTCTGATATAGTGGCAATCTTGAGGTTATGCTTTTGTGCAAACTTATCCAAATCTGGTCTTCTGGCCATTGTTCCATCATCGTTTAAAATCTCGCAGATAACTGCTGAGGACTTTAGTCCAGCAAGTCTTGCAATATCAACAGAACCCTCTGAGTGTCCAGCTCTTACCAGTACTCCGCCATCCTTTGCAGCAAGCGGGAATATGTGTCCAGGTTTGGTGAAGTCAGTAGCCTTCATCTTTTTATTAATTAGGGCCTTAACCGTGATTGCTCTATCATAGGCTGAGATTCCAGTAGTAGTGCCTTCCTTCGCATCCACCGATACTGTAAAGGCTGTATGGAATTTATCTGAATTTTCTGGCACCATGAGATTCAGTCCCAATTCTTCCAGTCTATCCTTGGTCATTGCAACACAGATTAGTCCTCTTCCGAATTTAGCCATAAAGTTTATTGACTCTGGGGCGCAGAACTCGGAACCGATGACAAGATCACCCTCATTTTCTCTATCCTCATTATCGACCAGAATAATCATCCCACCATTTCTGATCTCTTCTATAGCTTCAATTATTGAGCATGTTTTCATTTCGTTACCTCTCAATATAGGGAATACTTTCCATTATTAACCATACAATTAGAGTCGTTAACATTCGTCAAGGTTTTTATGAACTCGTCCCTTGATGGATTATTCATAGATTTGTTTTATTAGAATTGACGTTATCGTAAAGAATAACCTCTGGTTAAATAATATAATCAATATTCTGCTATCTTATCTATTTGCTTATAATTAGTATAATTAACATAGAAATCTACTTAATAAATGAAGATTTCCCCTTGCTTATGAAAAATGGGTCTTTATCCTTTTTTCACAGAGGTAACATATAATATATCCGAATAGGCTTGTTAAATATATCCCAAAGATAACGTCAGTTATATAGTGATACGATAGGATAATCCTTAAGAATGAAATAAGAATTCCGCAAAAAAATACTATACTAATAAGATATTTATTGTTTCTATAATAGATATAGGGGATTATATAAGAAAAGGTTTCTGTTGTATGCCCTGAGGGAAAGGAATGGTACTTCATTGATAAAGCAAAAGGGATATGTTCAGTGAGATTTGTAAATGGTCTTGGTTTGCCAACCAATATTTTTAGTGACCATGTTAGGACTCCTGAAACTGCAATTAGTATTATTATTACTGATAATGTAAAGCATTTATAGCGTGTGTATTTTTCTATATCTTTTTGCCTGTAATAAAATGTAAG
This region of Spirochaetota bacterium genomic DNA includes:
- a CDS encoding outer membrane beta-barrel protein; amino-acid sequence: MLKKVILYIFSFVLLFTSIGNAKDVFGIGIYMGAQHDVGNLNSYNPYIQIDPQNNLLLGFACKVNYLYFFGKTGVETTFLINRGEVEENSDEIEYVKIDYTSIPIFAGMSFPILSSAEFYMGGGFAYFLGRGEIKSSSSFYEDEIDTTAFGIGFILGISYIFPSSIRCYFEWKYLDGRSDQISQTQSSYNWQNYYVDFTGHRIFIGIMYYLI
- a CDS encoding polyprenyl synthetase family protein, which encodes MLKTDKVTLQDIVDPINCYLCKVDEEIKNKLKTGISILDESALHLFKRGGKKIRASLIIIASGLKNNIPDDIIEVAAAAEIVHGATLIHDDIIDEANYRRGEVTVSRKWGNKVAVLVGDFMYTRGLDVAVGEDRIDLFPVMVSAALDMVKGELYQIEYSDIDLINKEHYYNIIDLKTARFMATCAKLGAVKAKMSDIESNILYNFGLNMGYAFQIVDDAIDFLNDKKCPEKDTGGDFLSGKITLPFLRLLEISNEEERAYYTDIAKNPDSEGYKIIQQKIMSCGAIDYCRGVAKEYISIALKHLDYFPFTIYKEVMINLSNFFIERNY
- a CDS encoding prepilin peptidase, whose protein sequence is MKWVLMFFFGAMWGSFFFTLAVRYINGSFHDNRIKALFSASRCPNCQQKIAPIYLIPIIGYLVLKGRCNKCSSKINLSYPAFEVVYGVLFILIVSKIGMNAYSFTIFLITGLAISISIIDTKILIIPDSLVIVFVALSIYPIVLNYSFKDNLFGLIMMFLFFSVILLIFPGSFGGGDLKFASSIGLLLGVELSIVTLEVALISGSIIGTIYALIIKKGLRIKIPFAPFLAFGVITAFLYGRDIALVYYNIVY
- a CDS encoding polymer-forming cytoskeletal protein, which codes for MSKKIIEVNKNPVYEFGMVSTVFGEDTQLYGDLTFKRSLQINGLFEGEISSEGFLVIGEGAIVKANIKAKTVVINGTVYGNIEANDKLEIQSKGKLYGNIRTSKLKIADGVVFEGNCEMIKPLEGIGGEEDTSRVESA
- a CDS encoding phosphatase PAP2 family protein produces the protein MSRKRLIRSISTISIIYLIVQSMIIYFDDTDLSRSLWLEHKNVKELIKAGTPERSSITPIAKAISNQHFWILRFYLLITIILTFYYRQKDIEKYTRYKCFTLSVIIILIAVSGVLTWSLKILVGKPRPFTNLTEHIPFALSMKYHSFPSGHTTETFSYIIPYIYYRNNKYLISIVFFCGILISFLRIILSYHYITDVIFGIYLTSLFGYIICYLCEKRIKTHFS
- a CDS encoding bifunctional 3,4-dihydroxy-2-butanone-4-phosphate synthase/GTP cyclohydrolase II — its product is MKTCSIIEAIEEIRNGGMIILVDNEDRENEGDLVIGSEFCAPESINFMAKFGRGLICVAMTKDRLEELGLNLMVPENSDKFHTAFTVSVDAKEGTTTGISAYDRAITVKALINKKMKATDFTKPGHIFPLAAKDGGVLVRAGHSEGSVDIARLAGLKSSAVICEILNDDGTMARRPDLDKFAQKHNLKIATISDLIKYRQHIERLIRRVSEVKLPTDYGEFKLIAYETEVDDAIHLALVKGDISGREDVLVRVHSECLTGDVFSSLRCDCGSQLHKSMEMINDEGQGVILYMRQEGRGIGLGNKLKAYHLQENGLDTVEANIKLGFPADLRDYGIGAQILVDLGLHKIRIITNNPKKVIGLEGYGLEIVERVSIEIPPEKENIRYLKAKKEKLGHLIFDNMD
- a CDS encoding tetratricopeptide repeat protein, encoding MITKDKQELLKYYDLGLTAYKQRKWNEAIKAFGLALRIDPNDGPSGVYLERSKTYQEKPPPEDWDGVFVMPTK
- a CDS encoding STAS domain-containing protein codes for the protein MKRVSNNDFEIILLDGVIDQDKAIELDALLNELTNEQKYKILIDMINVKRICSGALGVLVATKRMITDKDGDIKLVITDDSILKIFQTTMLDKVFEIYESTRECVNIFD
- a CDS encoding response regulator, whose translation is MKDSAPSNVVVIDDEEGIRYLLQKRLSNAGYNVISLEKAEDILYLLNDTDTKIDLIITDIKLRKMDGITLLRHIKMLDEPIPVLIITGQGNIEDAIKALRYGAHDFIRKPFDLNEITSTVKDILRRKKETKLAENIGQFIKYQKMIFNIPVDITICNTISYVLTQNLTSMGFCNRTTSENISLSLCEAIENAMFHGNLEIKSDVVKERGIRGFYEEVEKRKKDKRFQKRQVRILQELTEEYVEYIIEDDGPGFNYSSLPELDIANISGRGLLIINIHMDEVDWNEKGNMIRLRKYRVS
- the amrS gene encoding AmmeMemoRadiSam system radical SAM enzyme, whose product is MSGTIEAQYYNVIDRSRVKCLLCPHNCVIQNGKTGICGVRKNVDSRLITTIYGELTAQAIDPIEKKPLYHFYPGSDILSIGTKGCNFSCFFCQNWHISQNLNVNTYYSNPEDIVADAKNNNSLGIAYTYSEPFIWFEFVMDCMISANKNGIKNVFVTNGYINSEPLKEILEYADAMNIDLKSFRESTYKKIMNGRLSSVLDTVQSVYKRSHLEITTLVVTGMNDDIEEMREIVDWISSIDRRIPWHISRYYPSYKYNAPSTDIDFMFRLYDEAVKKLDFVYCGNISPSHGRSDTICPSCRDIVISRSGYSVKVQGLEAGKCANCGYHLKIIH